DNA from Podospora pseudopauciseta strain CBS 411.78 chromosome 5 map unlocalized CBS411.78m_5, whole genome shotgun sequence:
GGTGCAAAGATGTCTCTGTTGTTAACGGCAACCGTGGAAGTCGCCCCGTCGATCCATGCAACCCCTGTCGGTGCAAGGTGGGTCGATAATCTGTCCACTGCCCCACTTCTGCATCAGACCCCAAGTTTGACACATGACCCCGTGCGAAATAGATCTGGGAGAGGGTCACCGGACCCACTTTGGCATGAGTTATGCCCATCACCATTTACCAGTCTAGTCTCCTTCCCGTGCGTTACCTGCAGTTCCACCCCACTGTGAGACGATACGTGGACAGCCCGAGGCTTCCAGCCACTCAGATACCATGTCAACCCAGCGAGTTCCAAGGTTTGTGAAACAGAACCTCTGCTCAAGGCCTTGACTTGTCAAGTCGGCCCAGATCTGTTTGGCTCGCTCCAGGGAAGGAGCTGACTGAACGGCGACGGAGGACAATTGCACCTGGGCCATAGCTAAGTGACATATCAGATCGGGGAAGCCCTCGGCAACAACCAAGCACTCCCGAGCTGCTCGGTATGCAAGCTCCCAGCCGCTCAGGGCACCCAAGGCACCGAACAGAGCCTGGCCCCTTCGCTGCAGGTGGCCGATGACGGCAAGGCCGAAGCATGCGCGAAAGAAGTTCCTTCTCATTGTTTTCCCAgacaccctccccagcccttCGTATTCGCTAACAATTTCCGCAAATAGACGCTTCGCGGGCGGAAGATCCTCCTCGAACCCGCAGAGGACTCGGGAAAGCAGCAGCTCCGCCTGTGCTAGCCGGTAAAGGCGACGTTGCCGCCCACTTGCAATCTCGATGCCACCCGCCACGGTTTGTGCCTTCTCCCAGAGACCAAGCTCGGTATACACGGCAATGAGGTGTAGGCGAGCTGAGAACTGTACCCGAgttggagggtgttggctgGAAAGAGGTTCGAGGTACTGACGAGCTGCTCCAAAATTCCCTCGGAAACGATGCAGTTTGCCTTTCATAAAGTCCATGCGCGAAGACATAACAGTCTCAAGACTCGAAGGCTGGGCAGCGTGAAATGGTGTCCACTGACCGACCAGTTCCCAGGCCTCAGATACGTGGCCAAGTTCAACACACTGCTGGGCGCGGAGAAGTACCGCCTCTGCTCGCTGACTATTTCCCTTTCGGTCCAACCCAGGGGACGGCCAGACAGATAGCATTTGCCCACCAGCTAGAGCTAGGGTAGCTTTGCGTAGAGCGATACTGAAGTCAAGGGGCGACGGCCCTATTCGGCCCGCCAGGGTTTCCGCCACTGCCAATGCATTCTCTTTGAAGTCGAGGTCCCCGAAATGCGACATGGAGATACACACTTCAATCGTGCTAGGAAGCTCCCCCGGTAGTAGCTTATTTACGGGGAGCTTGTACAAGAGAGGGACTACGAAAGGCAGGAGCGCGTTTCCTTTCTCGATAAATCTAGAGGATCAATACCGGGTTTACTACGACGATGGAACGGGATCTGGTCTTACCTGATATCGAGATCAGAGATGGGAAACCCATGGAAAACAAGTCTTGCCGAATCCAGCTGCCCACTCAAAGAGTCAACACTATTTTGGATAAATATCCGTGAGGATTCTGGCAG
Protein-coding regions in this window:
- a CDS encoding uncharacterized protein (EggNog:ENOG503PAQ8), whose protein sequence is MQASTDHERRCYCGKLYQTISSLGRHTRGCPAFSDDCKRFLRLLAYLEPGPVPGDLFRRALFPFRKWNENGNESRERPFQLPDIFSDEGRLVKAVMDAIDTHAVRVTIGSSVSRGDPWWAHRNFELPESSRIFIQNSVDSLSGQLDSARLVFHGFPISDLDIRFIEKGNALLPFVVPLLYKLPVNKLLPGELPSTIEVCISMSHFGDLDFKENALAVAETLAGRIGPSPLDFSIALRKATLALAGGQMLSVWPSPGLDRKGNSQRAEAVLLRAQQCVELGHVSEAWELVGQWTPFHAAQPSSLETVMSSRMDFMKGKLHRFRGNFGAARQYLEPLSSQHPPTRVQFSARLHLIAVYTELGLWEKAQTVAGGIEIASGRQRRLYRLAQAELLLSRVLCGFEEDLPPAKRLFAEIVSEYEGLGRVSGKTMRRNFFRACFGLAVIGHLQRRGQALFGALGALSGWELAYRAARECLVVAEGFPDLICHLAMAQVQLSSVAVQSAPSLERAKQIWADLTSQGLEQRFCFTNLGTRWVDMVSEWLEASGCPRIVSQWGGTAGNAREGD